The region AACTTCGAATCCTGATCTTGCTTTCCTCACCATCGATTCCGGCTTTCCTTTGATGACGCTGGAGGAGTGCTTGCAAAAGGGGGTCGAGTTCCGTTACACCTTCCCGTCCACAAGGGTTCCCGTTCTATTGCATGAGGACGAGTGGCTTTCGCTGAACCGCAGGCAAGGCGCCGATAACCTCATCGACCTCCTGGTGCGTGACCCTGCCATTGCACGTCTGTACTGGGCGATGTCCCGCAACGATGACGAGACCAATCTTGCTCTTGCGCGGTCGCCTGGGCTGCCCCGTCTGGCGCCCTTCGCTCCTGTGCTGGACTTCTATGGAAGCGAGATCTCCATTCGATCTGGGCGCGTCCTCGTCCCCGGTGGAGCGAAGGCTGAGGCTGCATGGAAAGAGCTGGCAGTCGCCAGTCCGGAGAATGCCAGTGAATTTGTGATGCATCTGTTGGAGAAGGATAACGGATGGCTTGCAGCCTACTATGATGCGCTATCCCGTGTCAGCAAGTCGCAACAGGATCATCTTGCTCAGCCCGACCGGTTGAAGCGCGTCTACGAGGCATTTCGTTCCCCTCAGTTGACGCCCGCCGCCACGTCCAGCGTCTTTCGCAAAGCGCCTGGACTGCTGGTTCTCTTCACACGCGTGGAGTGGGACGCCGATGGCCAGCCGCATGTTCCCGGCGATCTCGATGTCTGGAAAGCGGCACTCGCGCAGAAGTCTGACTTCAAGACCACCCGTATGTGGGCGAAGCGTGCCCGGGGATGGAACAGTCCGGAACAACTTCTGGAGGCGATGGCCTCTCTGTCGCGCCTCGACACCGACACCGGGCCGCTCCAGAGTTATCTGACGTTGACCGAGATCGATGGCCGGAGACCGGAAGGCAGAAAGCTTTCTCCGGATGCGGCGAAGCTGCTGACGACGAACTTCTCAAAATTCGGCACATGGTACATGGCCTTCTCCGAGTTCCCTGAACTGAACGATGAAGCCATCGCCCGCTTCATGAGCGTTGCCCAGTCCATCAACGACATCTCCAACCAGACGCTTCGCGGCAATGCTGTGGGAGCCTTTCAGGCGAACGTAGGAATATGGCAGGTTCTTGCCCGCCAGGGCGAGATACCTTCTGCGGCGTTGAACGACTCCTGGATGAAGATGGTCGGGCCGTTCGCACAGATCGCCTCTTCTCCTCAGCTCTTCGATGCCGCCCGGGCATCCCTGACCGATGTGATGAAGTCTGCCGGATCGACCAATCTCTCGCAGGAGGCCCTTGTCGACCTGATGGCGGGGCCGCCGCAGCAGAGTGTGGAAGGGCAGCGCGTTCGGCAGGAGATCGCAGGCCGTATCCGCAATGTGCTGGAAGACCAGAGGCTGGTCTCGCTGGATACGCTCTTTGCACTCAGCGATGGACTGTCGTCGATGGAGCAGGGTTCACCGGCACAGCAGAACATGCTCGGTCTGGCCGGGGAGCTGCGCGAGTTCGAGCTGCCGCGGCCCATCTTTACCAATAGCGAGAAGATCACCTGGGCGCCGGGCGTGTATTCCACGCATCATGCCGAGCTTCAGATCAAGACCGACCTTACCCGCGTCATCAAGGGACCGGGCACGAAGTCGCAGCTGGAATCTGCGCGTGGACAGCTCTCGCCGTTTCTGCGCGATGCTCTGGTGGGACTGAACTACGCCTACTACGAGCCTCCGGGGGCGCAGGTTCTGCACAACAACTCGTTGTTCGTGCGCTCGCACGACTTCTCCGGACTGACAGTCGTCTCGACAGAGCGCTCCTGGCTGGCGCCCGAGCTGATGGGAGTAGGAACGCCTGCGGGCGGCGGAGCCTACCTGATGGGATCGCTTGCCGACCTTCCCTATGCGCTGGCGGAGACCGAGCAGGACTTTATTGCTCCGGAGAACGTTCAGGCGCTCATCTGGAAGGAGCTTGTGCCCGATCTGCTGGTAAGCGCCACGGTTCCGCGCTGGTGGAGCGTCACTCCGCATGAGCTGCATGCCGTCGCTCTCTACCAGCGCTCCGGGGAGGAGCTGCTGCTGGCCTCCGAGCGCGATGCTACGCTGCGCCAGCAGGTCATCGATGTTCTCGGCAACCGGATGGCGCCGCAGCGTCTGGAGACCCTGGAGAAATCGCTGGTCAATAACGAGGACTCCATCGCTGTTCTCGCGCAGACCATGCCTGCGGATACCTTCTATCTCGCAGCGGAGTTCCGCCGAAGGCATCCCGGGCGGGCCGGAGCATTCGGACCGCAGAATCAGCAACTGGATGCCTTGTGCGCGTCAGATCCTTCTGAGACGTCGGTCGACCGGCTTTCACGCGACTTTGGCGTTCCGCATCCTGTGCTTGCGCGCAGCTATGCTCCGGGTCTGCTCGAGGTCAAACCGTTCCCATCCTTCGGTGGTGAGTCCAGCCGCCTCTTTGGGGAGTCGTGGGAGTCGAGCAACCTGTACTGGGCGCGGCTTGCCGATGAAAAAGGATATGAGCCGGCAGCGCTCAATCGGCTGGTGCCAGAGCTGACCCGGCGGATGAGCGCCAAGATCTTCGCGACCGACCTCGAAGACTGGCCCGCGGTTGAACGCGCCATGCTCGAGGCGGGCGAGGAATTTCGCGAAGGCAAGGTTGCTCCCTTACCGTCCGCAACTACGACAACGTTCCTGCAGGCCCCAGGCACACAGCCGCAGGGCGCTGCTGCAGTGGGAGGGATACGGTGAAGCGAGCTCTTCTTTCGATCATGATCTTGTCCTCTTTGCTGGTGGTGGGAGGAGAACGCAGAACGGCAGCACAGGACGACTCCCGCATCCTGGTCAACGTCGTGCTGGTGCAGCTGAACATCGCCGTCACAGACCGCAAAGGCAACTACATCAGCGGGCTGAAGCCTGAGGACTTCCAGATCACGGAAGACAAGATCCCGCAGAAGGTCGCGACCTTTGAAGAGGGAAATGAGCCGACACGGCGCTTTGTCGCGGGCGGACCCGATGGAAAACTGGTTGAGCAGATGATTGAGCAGCCGGTTACTGAGGACGGGCCGCCTTCTGGTATGCCAGTCTCTGCACCTCCTGTAACCGATGCGGGCCCTCTACCCACCGGTGCAAATGTCTTTATCCTCTTCGATACCAGCAACTATATGTACCGGGGCTTTGTCTACGCGCAGGACGCGATTGCCGATTTTGTGCGCTCTCTCGAAGGCGTCTCGCGGGTGGCCTTTTACTCCTACAGTCGCGATCTCTCTCGCGGCGTCCCTCTTACGGCGGAGAGATCGTCCATCCTGCGCGGTGTTCGCAGCACGGTCGCCGGTGACGATGCTGCTCTGTACAACTGCCTGCTGCTGACCGTAAAAGATGCAGCGCAGCTTACAGGGCGCAAGGCGATCGTGGTCTTCTCCAATGGGCCTGACAATGCGAGCCTGGTGCCTCCGGAGGATGTGGCGGAACTGGCGCAGTCGACCGGAACCATTATCTACATGATCAGCACGCGCGATGCACAGGCAGAGCCGATCTCGACGGCTGTCTTCGAGAGAATGAGCAAGGCGACCGGCGGCAAGGCTTACTTTGCCAAGAGCTGGAAGGACGAGAAGGATGCCTTCGCCTCTATCCGCGAGGACCTGGCGCATCTTTACTCTCTCAGTTATTACCCGCAGCCCAACCCTAACCGGGGCTGGCGCAGCATCTCGGTCAAGCTGGTGGGTGAAAACGCACAGAAGTATCGTATCCGCACCCGAGATGGATATCGCGTCCTCAAGCAGGCACAGATTGCGTCCGCGGCAATGCCGGCTGCCTCCTCTGGTACCTCTGCGAAATGAAAGCAGTCCTGATGCAGCACTACCCACTATTCGCGGTCCATCAGACAGCAGCGCAACAGTCCGCAGATCACTGACATCAGTCCTCCGACCAGCATCAACAGGGGACCGGTAGATGCCTTGCCGATGACATAGGGAAGCAGAAACACACCGACACCCGCATACATCAGGATCGTCATCACCATCCGTAAGGTGCTTCGGTTCACGTGGTTTCCCTCGCGCCCTGGCCTCCTGAACGACGCCCCTGATATTAGAGTGACGCGATTCAGTCGGCCAACGCCTGCCGGAATATATAACCAGCGGCTCCCCTTGAGTGCAAGTTCTATCTCTGTGCGGAGACACACTTCTGCACTATGCTGTTATCCAATCCAGCATCTCGAAATGCCGGGTTTCTCGACTCCGCTCTCACGCATTCGATCGTACGAAAGTCATCTGATACGGGGCATTTACCTGATGCGCTTAGGAGAAGTGGACAGTGAAGGTCTCGCCCGCCTTGACCGGCAGAACCAGCTCGTCGGGTCCTGTCCCCGGAATTGTCTCGGTCTGTGTCGGAGAGATGGAGGCGATCTGCTGTCCCTTCGGAGCCAGAATGTGGTGTGTCAGGTCCAGGTGAGCCTTCAGGGTGGCCACTGTCGCCTTTCCATTGCGCCATTCGAGATCGATCTCCAGACCGCTCCGCGCTCGCAAACCCCGGAACGATCCATTCGGCCACGCCTTTGGAAGTGCCGGGAGCAGGCGAATCACGTTGGCAGCGGATTCAACCCCTCGCAGCTGCCCTGCTTCGCTGCTGCCGCCGCTCGCGTGCGACTGCAGCAGCATCTCCACCATGCCGGTGGGCCCGCCGAGATTGCCATCCATCTGAAACGGCGAGTTCGACTTCTTGCCGCAGACATCGAAGAGATTGCCGCGCGTTGAATCTGCCAGCAGCCGCTGCAGACTCTCATACGCGGCATCGCCGTCGTGCAGTCGCGCCATACAGCACAGAACCCATGCGCGCGACCAGCCTGTGCTTCCTCCGCCATTGGCCAGTCTGCGGTCCAACGTCACCCGGGCTGCCTTTGCCAGGTCGGGGGTGCGCTGCGGCGTGATCTGGTCATCCGGAAATAGCGCAAACAGGTGAGAGATGTGCCGGTGTCCCGGCTCCTCGTCGGCGTAGTCCTCCTGCCATTCCTGCAGGTTGCCCGCTTTGCCGATCTTGAAGGGAGGCAATTTGATCAATGCCAGCCGCGCACGGTTGTGCAGCGGAGCATCCTCCGTCGGGTCCCAGTTGGGAGAGGTCGCCAGCACGGAAGCTGCCTGCAGCAGCCGTGTCAGCACCGCGCGCACAATCTCGATGTCCATCGTCGGCGCCATGCAGACGTTGTGTGCCGTGCCGTCCGGCAGCTTGTATTTGTTCTCCGGAGAGCACGACGGACCTGTGACCAGCCGCTCCGTCTTCGGGTCCGTCACCATGTAATCCAGCAGAAACTGCGCGTTCTCCTTCAAGCGCGGATATCCGCGGTCCCGCAGAAAGCCGACGTCGCCGGTGTAGTCGAAGTGGTCCCACAGGTGCAGTGCCATCCATGCCGCTCCCATCGGCCACACACCGCCGCCCAGACCATCGATTGGAGACGAGTCTCCCCAGATGTCGGTGTTGTGATGCACCACGTACCCTCCGGACGCGTAGTACTTCTGGGCCGTCACATATCCGGGAGTACGGGTGCGGTCGATCAGGTCGAATAACGGAGCATGCAACTCTGATAGGCCAGCCCGTTCCGCCAGCCAGTAGATCATCTCGATGTTGATGTTGACGGTGTACTTCGATCCCCACGGTGGATCGACCGATTCATTCCAGATGCCTTGCAGATTGGCTGCCAGCGTTCCCGGCCGCGAGCTTGAGATCAGCAGATACCGCCCGTACTGAAAATAGATTCCCAGCAGGGCGAGGTCTTCGCCGCCTGCCTTGATCTTCGCCAGCCGCTTGTCGGTGGCGATGCTGGCATTCGCATCCGTAGCTTCGCCGATTGTGATCGCGGACCGCCGGAAGTATCTCTGATGATCGACGATATGACGGGAGCGCAACTCGGCATAGGAACGCGACGAGGCCGCAAGCAGATTCTTTACGACGGCCTGACGCATCATTGATTGGCCGGCAGGGTAGCGGTAGCTCGTAGCGCAATCGACAAAGAGCGTGACGGCAGTGGCTTTATCGATCGTAAGGATACTGTCTTTCGTCGAGGTAACGCCATCCGTCGAGACGGCCAGCAGTTCAGCGTAGTAGTGAATGCCGACCTGCCGCTCCTTGATTGGAAGTCCGGGATTGTCATTGACCGGCAACGCTTCGCCAAAGATCTTCAGCCGGTTCTGCGCCAGGGCATCCGTCTCGAAGTTCGCTGGCCGGTCCAGACGGGCAGTGAAGCTGATCTTTCCGATTCCGTTCGAGGTCAGGCGAATCACGATTACCTGATCGGGAGCCGAGCTGAAGACCTCGCGGCGATACTGCACACCATCCTTCGTGAAGGTCGTGGTTGCAATGGCGGTATCGAGGTTCAGCTCCAGCCTGTAGTTGCTGACCCCCTCCATCGGTCCGAAGTCCAGGTGCAGATCGCCCAGGGTCTGATAACAGGGAAACCGGCGCGGGATCGAAAGGAAACCGTCCGGAACTAACGCTTCAGCTTCAGCCACCTGTCCGGCAAACAGGAGTTCGCGCATCTTCTGCACGGTCTCGCCTGCTTTGGGGTTGTTACGGTCGCGCAGTTCTCCGTCCCAGATGGACTCCTCATTCAGCTGAATCCTCTCCTGGCTGGGCTGGCCGAAGACACAGGCCCCCAGCCTTCCGTTCCCCACGGGCAGGGAATCGGGCCAGGTTGCCGCCGGCTGGTCGAAGAAGAGCTTGTACGGTGTGGACTCGTCGTCGGCGGCCGGGGACTCCTGCCATGGCGCTGCAAGGGCATGTCGTTGCGAGATCGCTGCGGCCGCAGCAGCGGATGTGGCAAGAAAGCGGCGGCGCGTCGGGCGATTAAACATCAGGTAAACTCCATGGCCGGTGCAGGGCTGTTTCCGCCCGGCGTCTCTCGTAAAAAAAATCAGATGGTACAGTCCGGCAAGTTCTTCGAACACAACATTTGCGACTCGACCATTCTAGAGCAATGGTTACCTTGCAAAGAGCTGGTTCATATCGGCAAACGCCTTAAACTCAAGAGCATTGCCCGCCGGGTCGAGAAAGAACATGGTCGCCTGTTCACCCACCTCTCCCTTGAAGCGGATATAAGGCTCAATGACGAAACCAACACCGGCAGCGCGCAGACGATCCGCCAGGGCCTGCCAGTCCTCCATGGGAAGTACCACCCCAAAGTGAGGCACAGGAACGTCGTGACCATCTACAGGATTATGATGCTGCCGGTTCTGTTTGAGAGAGGGTTTGAGATGAGCGACGATCTGGTGGCCAAAAAGATTGAAGTCAATCCACTGTGCAGAGCTTCGCCCCTCCGGACAGCCCAGCAGGACTCCATAAAAAGCCCGCGCCGCCTCTAGATCATCAACAGGGAAAGCAATGTGGAAGGGAGTGAGTGGCACCCGGAAGTCTCCTTCCGTCCATCATACGTCTTCAGTTCCTGGAGCTATCTCAGGGCTGCTCGGTATGAGCCGGTAGCCGGACGATGAACTCGGTATTTCCCGGAACCGAGGAGAACCGTATCACGCCACCGTACTGGTCGACGATGCGATGCACAATGCCGAGTCCCAGGCCCGTTCCCACCCCGACCGGCTTGGTTGTATAGAAGGTATCGAAGATATGCGCCTGACTCTCGAGCGGAATTCCGCCGCCGTCATCGGCGATGCGAATGCAGATGTCTGTTGTATGCTCGTCCGATTTAGACGTCTCAGCCCAGGTCTTGACGGTAATCCTGCCCCGCGAGCCGACAGCGTCGATGGAGTTATCCAGCAGGTTGGTCCATATCTGGTTCAGGCCGGTGCACTCGCTCTGCAGAGGAGGCAGGTCGGGAGCGAAGTCCTTCTCGACCGTGATCTCCTTCTCGCGCATCTTGTGGCTCAGGATGACCAGCGTAGCGTGAATGCTGCTGTTCACATCCACGGCCTGCTTCAGGCCCTTCCCTTCGTAGGCATACGATTTGACTGCCATCACCAGGTCAGAAACCCTGCCGATGCTCTCCTCGATCGTTCCTACCAGTTGCATGCTGGAGGCCATCGCCTCCAGCCAGTTCAAAGCGTCTGACAGAGTTGAGCCGGGAAACTCTGATCGCGCACACTCCAGGTCCTGTGCCTTGATTCCAATCGAGACCAGCGTGGGGGCCATCTTCCAGGCGTTCTCAATGTTGGCCCTCTCCATCCACTCTGCCAGGGCCTCTTCGGCGTCGCTCTGCTCAAGCGAGTTCATCACGATCGGTTGCTTCGCCTGCAGGGTATGCTCCTGCAGATCGAACAGGCATTGCTTCTGCTCGTGGCTCAGGTCGGTTTTGCTGAACTTTGCGGAAAGCTCATGCATTCGCATCAGGTTCGATC is a window of Edaphobacter sp. 12200R-103 DNA encoding:
- a CDS encoding VWA domain-containing protein, which produces MKRALLSIMILSSLLVVGGERRTAAQDDSRILVNVVLVQLNIAVTDRKGNYISGLKPEDFQITEDKIPQKVATFEEGNEPTRRFVAGGPDGKLVEQMIEQPVTEDGPPSGMPVSAPPVTDAGPLPTGANVFILFDTSNYMYRGFVYAQDAIADFVRSLEGVSRVAFYSYSRDLSRGVPLTAERSSILRGVRSTVAGDDAALYNCLLLTVKDAAQLTGRKAIVVFSNGPDNASLVPPEDVAELAQSTGTIIYMISTRDAQAEPISTAVFERMSKATGGKAYFAKSWKDEKDAFASIREDLAHLYSLSYYPQPNPNRGWRSISVKLVGENAQKYRIRTRDGYRVLKQAQIASAAMPAASSGTSAK
- a CDS encoding VOC family protein, translating into MPLTPFHIAFPVDDLEAARAFYGVLLGCPEGRSSAQWIDFNLFGHQIVAHLKPSLKQNRQHHNPVDGHDVPVPHFGVVLPMEDWQALADRLRAAGVGFVIEPYIRFKGEVGEQATMFFLDPAGNALEFKAFADMNQLFAR
- a CDS encoding glycoside hydrolase N-terminal domain-containing protein produces the protein MFNRPTRRRFLATSAAAAAAISQRHALAAPWQESPAADDESTPYKLFFDQPAATWPDSLPVGNGRLGACVFGQPSQERIQLNEESIWDGELRDRNNPKAGETVQKMRELLFAGQVAEAEALVPDGFLSIPRRFPCYQTLGDLHLDFGPMEGVSNYRLELNLDTAIATTTFTKDGVQYRREVFSSAPDQVIVIRLTSNGIGKISFTARLDRPANFETDALAQNRLKIFGEALPVNDNPGLPIKERQVGIHYYAELLAVSTDGVTSTKDSILTIDKATAVTLFVDCATSYRYPAGQSMMRQAVVKNLLAASSRSYAELRSRHIVDHQRYFRRSAITIGEATDANASIATDKRLAKIKAGGEDLALLGIYFQYGRYLLISSSRPGTLAANLQGIWNESVDPPWGSKYTVNINIEMIYWLAERAGLSELHAPLFDLIDRTRTPGYVTAQKYYASGGYVVHHNTDIWGDSSPIDGLGGGVWPMGAAWMALHLWDHFDYTGDVGFLRDRGYPRLKENAQFLLDYMVTDPKTERLVTGPSCSPENKYKLPDGTAHNVCMAPTMDIEIVRAVLTRLLQAASVLATSPNWDPTEDAPLHNRARLALIKLPPFKIGKAGNLQEWQEDYADEEPGHRHISHLFALFPDDQITPQRTPDLAKAARVTLDRRLANGGGSTGWSRAWVLCCMARLHDGDAAYESLQRLLADSTRGNLFDVCGKKSNSPFQMDGNLGGPTGMVEMLLQSHASGGSSEAGQLRGVESAANVIRLLPALPKAWPNGSFRGLRARSGLEIDLEWRNGKATVATLKAHLDLTHHILAPKGQQIASISPTQTETIPGTGPDELVLPVKAGETFTVHFS
- a CDS encoding ATP-binding protein gives rise to the protein MSQQTSVVQQPSNAPLSNALFAQLRATPIFSSLKDEELRCLKGLEEIRLQTGEVLVRQGEAAHDFWVLLEGSVVLSQTTADGREMEITSIPSGNAFGELPLLANIPNAVNLKAEVPCHLVQINEEGFWSLMTTCPDVRKAILGNMAKRFQKMQSATIQQEKMASLGTLAAGLMHELNNPGTAARRAASQLRSNLMRMHELSAKFSKTDLSHEQKQCLFDLQEHTLQAKQPIVMNSLEQSDAEEALAEWMERANIENAWKMAPTLVSIGIKAQDLECARSEFPGSTLSDALNWLEAMASSMQLVGTIEESIGRVSDLVMAVKSYAYEGKGLKQAVDVNSSIHATLVILSHKMREKEITVEKDFAPDLPPLQSECTGLNQIWTNLLDNSIDAVGSRGRITVKTWAETSKSDEHTTDICIRIADDGGGIPLESQAHIFDTFYTTKPVGVGTGLGLGIVHRIVDQYGGVIRFSSVPGNTEFIVRLPAHTEQP